From a single Drosophila gunungcola strain Sukarami chromosome 2L unlocalized genomic scaffold, Dgunungcola_SK_2 000008F, whole genome shotgun sequence genomic region:
- the LOC128253315 gene encoding cilia- and flagella-associated protein 299 — translation MYEKEPDLKIFGAEKQRKQTSDMERKHGTAYTNYLNSFIKVEDRRYLTNDSAMHRLVPLRATVGTMVMTPSQFNEVHLPALGKFFSFSEKSVANDPLTMALAEREKLNASKTLSTVIFVSTRDSKGFSVSGYIDLEQSLRSFKAAGVKGHPWADIFAGRRRLEPNQQDLSFITWNNGKVFYNESDNYKIIPDAVKGLCFLYKGDGSLLTIEKYITDEHPRCKFIESPKHGSTVIYDHRIRRKM, via the exons ATGTATGAAAAGGAAccagatttaaaaatatttggagcCGAAAAGCAACGAAAGCAGACTAGCGATATGGAAAGAAAACACGGCACCGCCTACACCAACTATCTCAATTCGTTCATCAAGGTGGAGGACAGACGGTATCTAACCAATGATAGTGCCATGCACCGTCTAGTTCCCTTGAGAGCCACAGTGGGCACGATGGTGATGACACCTTCCCAGTTCAACGAGGTGCACCTTCCTGCCCTGGGAAAGTTCTTCTCTTTCAGCGAGAAAAGCGTCGCTAACGACCCGCTGACCATGGCTCTTGCTGAGCGCGAGAAGCTAAATGCATCTAAAACGCTGTCG ACCGTCATCTTTGTGAGCACACGTGACTCCAAGGGTTTTAGTGTGTCGGGCTACATTGACTTGGAGCAAAGCTTACGTAGCTTCAAGGCCGCTGGGGTCAAGGGTCACCCTTGGGCAGATATTTTTGCAGGCCGCCGCCGCCTAGAACCCAATCAACAGGATCTGAGCTTCATCACTTGGAACAATGGCAAGGTCTTTTACAACGAATCCGATAACTACAAGATCATTCCGGATGCCGTCAAGGGCCTGTGTTTCTTGTACAAGGGCGATGGCTCTCTGCTCactattgaaaaatatatcacCGATGAGCATCCACGATGCAAATTTATAGAGTCTCCGAAACATGGGTCGACTGTCATTTACGATCATCGAATACGACGGAAGATGTGa
- the LOC128253299 gene encoding glutamate receptor ionotropic, kainate 2 isoform X2, with the protein MRLRPVHIYALIIAYFKASLALGGDGRNEITVGAIFYENEKDIELSFDQAFREVNNLKFAELRFVTIKRFMPTNDSFLLQQITCELISNGVAAIFGPSSKAASDIVAQIANTTGIPHIEYDLKLEATRQEHLNHQMSVSVAPSLSVLSRAYFEIIKTNYEWRTFTLIYETPEGLARLQDLMNIQALNSDYVKLRNLADYSDDYRVLWKEADETLHEQRIILDCEPKTLKELLRISMDFKLQGPFRNWFLTHLDTHSSGLKDIYNEDFKANITSVRMKIVDPNPFERKKTRISKVDQILGNQTMLPILIFDAVVLFASSARNVIAAMQPFHPPNRHCGSPSPWMLGPFIVNEMKTISEDDVEPHFKTENMKLDENGQRTHFNLEIYKPTVNEPMMIWTPDSGIKTRRLNLELDSAGSPQDFSEQRRVYTVVTHYEEPYFMMKEDHENFRGREKYEGYAVDLIRKISELMEFDYEFVIVSGNGKYNPETKQWDGIIRKLIDHHAQIGVCDLTITQLRRSVVDFTVPFMQLGISILHYKSPPEPKNQFAFLKPFAVEVWIYMIFAQLVMTLAFVFIARLSYREWLPPNPAIQDPDELENIWNVNNSTWLMVGSIMQQGCDILPRSPHAYSDWNVVVLRPDDAQYVHGQLGGLFDQQQVAEQH; encoded by the exons atgcGTTTGCGTCCAGTACACATTTATGCCCTCATAATCGCCTACTTCAAAGCCAGTCTCGCCCTTGGCGGTGACGGTCGCAATGAAATCACCGTGG GTGCGATCTTctatgaaaatgaaaaagacATCGAACTCAGCTTCGATCAGGCGTTTCGCGAGGTCAACAACTTAAAGTTTGCCGAATTGCGGTTCGTTACCATCAAGCGGTTTATGCCCACCAACGACAGTTTTCTTCTGCAGCAGATTA CGTGTGAACTGATTTCCAATGGCGTTGCGGCTATTTTCGGACCAAGTTCAAAGGCAGCCAGTG ACATTGTTGCGCAAATCGCAAACACGACCGGCATTCCTCACATTGAGTACGATTTGAAGCTGGAGGCCACGCGCCAGGAGCACCTGAACCACCAGATGTCCGTCAGTGTGGCCCCCTCCCTGTCCGTATTGTCGCGCGCCTACTTTGAGATCATCAAGACCAACTACGAGTGGCGCACCTTCACTTTGATCTATGAGACGCCTGAGG GGCTGGCACGCCTACAGGATCTAATGAACATTCAAGCTCTCAACAGTGACTACGTGAAGCTTCGTAATTTGGCGGACTACTCAGATGACTATCGGGTACTGTGGAAGGAAGCAGATGAGACCCTACATGAACAGCGCATAATTTTGGACTGTGAGCCGAAAACTTTAAAGGAGCTGTTAAGGATTTCCATGGACTTCAAGCTGCAAGGACCATTCAGG AACTGGTTTCTCACGCATCTGGACACGCATAGTTCTGGACTGAAGGATATCTATAATGAAGACTTTAAGGCTAACATTACCTCAGTGCGAATGAAAATAGTAGACCCTAATCCCTTTGAACGAAAGAAGACGCGTATTTCCAAGGTGGAT CAAATATTGGGAAACCAAACCATGCTGCCCATTCTTATCTTCGACGCTGTGGTCCTGTTTGCCAGCTCAGCCCGCAATGTTATTGCTGCCATGCAGCCCTTTCACCCACCCAATCGTCACTGCGGCAGCCCTTCTCCCTGGATGCTCGGACCATTTATAGTCAACGAAATGAAGACGATATCCGAGGATGATGTGGAGCCACACTTTAAGACTGAGAACATGAAGCTGGACGAAAACGGCCAGCGCACCCACTTCAATCTCGAGATCTACAAGCCCACCGTGAACGAGCCCATGATGATCTGGACGCCCGATAGTGGAATTAAGACGCGTCGCCTCAATCTGGAACTGGATAGTGCCGGCAGCCCTCAGGATTTCTCGGAACAGCGGAGGGTCTACACAGTGGTAACGCACTACGAAGAGCCCTACTTTATGATGAA AGAGGATCACGAGAACTTTAGGGGTCGCGAGAAATACGAGGGGTATGCCGTAGACCTCATCAGAAAAATTTCCGAGCTGATGGAGTTCGATTATGAGTTCGTGATAgtcagcggcaatggcaaatACAACCCAGAGACAAAGCAATGGGATGGAATTATACGCAAACTGATAGACCAC CATGCTCAAATAGGCGTTTGCGACCTGACAATCACCCAACTGCGACGATCTGTTGTGGACTTCACGGTGCCCTTCATGCAGTTGGGCATCAGCATTCTGCACTACAAGAGCCCCCCGGAACCGAAGAATCAGTTTGCCTTCTTAAAGCCTTTTGCTGTTGAGGTCTGGATCTATATGATCTTTGCCCAGTTGGTGATgactttggcttttgttttcatCGCCAG GCTTTCCTATCGCGAATGGCTGCCACCTAATCCAGCTATTCAGGATCCAGATGAGCTGGAGAATATATGGAATGTGAACAACTCGACTTGGCTGATGGTGGGCTCGATAATGCAACAGGGTTGTGACATACTACCTAG GTCCCCACATGCGTATTCTGACTGGAATGTGGTGGTTCTTCGCCCTGATGATGCTCAGTACGTACACGGCCAACTTGGCGGCCTTTTTGACCAGCAACAAGTGGCAGAGCAGCATTAA
- the LOC128253316 gene encoding cilia- and flagella-associated protein 299: MSAQGKSIDFSVLEFDTYNDYITSFATVKDYRYLNNQNTIKTIVQLGYRTTKIPYTSDEYVKRVDIALEAIRPKTTHIGLFCDLMAPTNKDPVLLEFKSRELLNLNKILSTIVFTSYINIDGSEISGYIDLEMSWRNCFRETMKHTDWRGVFGGRSRLKPMPHHLSYSNPRYNIVKYTDSDNYHVMHDHDYGLMFMHRGDHKMISVGGQTNMYSRNAKRSMVYSPKFGYVVFYDHIVRKKV, encoded by the exons ATGAGCGCACAGGGCAAGAGTATCGATTTCAGCGTTTTGGAGTTCGACACCTACAATGACTACATCACCTCGTTTGCCACCGTTAAGGACTACCGATATCTGAACAACCAGAACACGATCAAGACCATCGTCCAGTTGGGTTACCGCACCACCAAGATTCCCTATACTTCGGATGAATATGTGAAGAGGGTTGACATAGCCTTGGAGGCCATTAGGCCAAAGACAACCCACATTGGCCTGTTCTGCGACCTCATGGCGCCCACAAACAAGGACCCCGTGCTTCTGGAGTTTAAGTCCCGCGAGTTGCTCAACTTGAACAAAATTCTGTCG ACAATCGTCTTTACCTCATACATCAACATCGACGGTTCAGAAATCTCCGGCTACATTGACCTGGAGATGAGTTGGCGCAACTGCTTCCGCGAGACCATGAAACACACCGACTGGCGGGGAGTCTTCGGTGGTCGCTCGCGGCTGAAGCCCATGCCCCACCATCTCAGCTACTCGAATCCTCGCTACAACATTGTCAAGTACACCGACAGTGACAACTACCACGTGATGCACGACCACGACTACGGACTGATGTTCATGCACCGAGGCGACCACAAAATGATCTCGGTGGGCGGCCAGACCAACATGTACTCTCGGAACGCAAAGCGCTCGATGGTCTACTCCCCCAAGTTTGGATATGTCGTCTTTTACGATCACATTGTGCGCAAGAAGGTCTAG